A DNA window from Anoplopoma fimbria isolate UVic2021 breed Golden Eagle Sablefish unplaced genomic scaffold, Afim_UVic_2022 Un_contig_9377_pilon_pilon, whole genome shotgun sequence contains the following coding sequences:
- the rab36 gene encoding ras-related protein Rab-36 yields ATVWLSRKPAPHQTAATLATAASDTVNEVEVIIVDISSVVVMQGNRNGMIPFPPPISRDRVIWEFPKCYTLNASLQLKKDWDIQAKAACKDGAARHQPWDRQRMSKVVVVGDLNVGKTCLINRFCKDVFERDYKATIGVDFEIERFEVSGAPFSLQIWDTAGQEKFKCIASAYYRGAQVIITVFDMADIKSLDHTRQWLEEALRENEPDSCFIFLVGTKNDLMPLDERQRTEKDAIGIATEMHAEFWAVSAKTGENVQGFFFRVAALAFEKCVLKDMENGLPATIGHGGSIKSDCVNLEKASSQDMKRGCC; encoded by the exons GCGCTACAGTTTGGTTGTCACGGAAACCAGCCCCTCATCAAACAGCGGCCACACTAGCAACTGCAGCAAGCGACACCGTCAACGAAGTCGAGGTAATAATTGTCGACATTTCGTCTGTG GTTGTGATGCAGGGTAACAGGAATGGGATGATTCCCTTCCCACCACCCATCAGCAGAGACAGGGTCATCTGGGAATTCCCAAAG TGCTACACGCTTAATGCCTCTCTGCAGCTGAAGAAAGATTGGGACATTCAGGCTAAAGCGGCCTGTAAAGACGGAGCCGCTAGGCATCAGCC GTGGGACCGGCAGAGAATGTCAAAAGTGGTGGTTGTTGGAGACCTTAATGTGGGGAAGACCTGCCTCATTAACAG GTTTTGTAAAGATGTATTTGAAAGAGACTATAAGGCCACCATAGGCGTAGACTTTGAAATTGAGAGGTTTGAGGTATCTGGAGCACCTTTCTCCCTTCAGAT cTGGGATACTGCTGGGCAGGAAAAATTCAAGTGCATCGCGTCTGCATACTACAGAGGTGCTCAGG TCATTATCACAGTCTTTGACATGGCAGACATTAAGTCCCTGGATCATACACG cCAATGGTTGGAGGAGGCCTTGAGAGAAAATGAGCCTGACTCCTGTTTCATCTTCTTGGTTGGAACTAAGAATGACCTGATg CCTTTAGATGAAAGACAGAGAACAGAAAAAGATGCCATTGGGATAGCAACAGAAATGCATGCAGAGTTTTGGGCTGTTTCGGCTAAAACGg GTGAGAACGTGCAGGGTTTTTTCTTCAGAGTGGCAGCTTTGGCCTTTGAGAAGTGTGTGCTGAAGGACATGGAGAATGGGCTCCCTGCTACCATCGGACATGGAGGTAGTATCA AATCAGATTGTGTGAACCTAGAGAAAGCCTCGTCCCAAGACATGAAgagaggctgctgctga